A single window of Ferrimonas balearica DSM 9799 DNA harbors:
- the mak gene encoding fructokinase has protein sequence MTDISLPPLRLGVDLGGTKIELIALDPSGTVRWQERVATPAGNYHDTLDAITDLVLRCEQQLGQSGTVGIGIPGVVSRHTGLVKGANSVCLNGQPLEQDLGQRLQRPIRSANDANCFAISEATDGAAVGYRTVFGVILGTGCGAGIAVDGRVHEGPNGVAGEWGHNPLPWMTAQEFPGPACFCGRHGCIETFISGTNLARQYREHTGAGLAGPEILARVAQGETAAEQVFCAYLDQVARALSHVVNLLDPDCIVLGGGLSNVERLYQELPQRLPAYVVGGECRTPVLKHCHGDASGVRGAAWLWGR, from the coding sequence ATGACGGACATCTCGCTGCCCCCGCTGCGCCTCGGCGTCGACCTCGGCGGCACCAAGATTGAATTGATTGCACTGGACCCAAGCGGGACGGTGCGCTGGCAGGAGAGGGTGGCCACCCCGGCCGGGAATTACCACGACACGCTGGACGCCATCACCGATCTGGTTTTGCGCTGCGAACAGCAGCTGGGCCAGTCCGGCACGGTGGGCATCGGCATCCCCGGTGTGGTGTCCCGCCACACCGGTCTGGTTAAGGGTGCCAACTCGGTTTGCCTTAATGGCCAGCCGTTGGAGCAGGACCTCGGACAGCGGCTGCAACGCCCGATCCGCAGTGCCAATGACGCCAACTGTTTTGCCATATCGGAAGCCACCGATGGCGCGGCCGTCGGGTATCGCACCGTGTTTGGCGTAATCCTGGGAACCGGCTGCGGCGCCGGGATTGCGGTGGATGGCCGGGTTCATGAAGGGCCCAACGGCGTCGCCGGTGAGTGGGGGCATAACCCACTGCCGTGGATGACGGCTCAGGAGTTTCCCGGCCCGGCCTGTTTCTGTGGCCGCCATGGCTGCATTGAAACCTTTATCTCCGGCACCAACCTGGCCCGTCAGTATCGGGAGCACACCGGAGCGGGCCTGGCCGGACCGGAGATCCTGGCGCGGGTCGCGCAGGGGGAGACGGCGGCGGAGCAGGTGTTCTGCGCCTACCTGGATCAGGTGGCCCGGGCGCTGTCCCACGTAGTGAACCTGCTCGACCCCGACTGCATCGTGTTGGGGGGCGGCCTCTCCAACGTGGAACGCCTGTATCAGGAACTGCCCCAGCGACTGCCCGCTTATGTGGTGGGCGGTGAATGCCGGACACCGGTGCTGAAGCACTGTCACGGTGACGCCTCCGGCGTGCGCGGTGCGGCCTGGTTGTGGGGACGCTGA
- a CDS encoding ElyC/SanA/YdcF family protein: protein MGFWLKKAITALILPIPLACALILAGLLLRRRAPKLALTLLLAGPVYLLALSFSPISTALANSLESHYTSWQPGAEVAYVLVLGSSHSSHPDRAATAQLSATALGRLMEGIRVWRANPDATLVLSGFAGSDPTPHAELMKCAAIEQGVPESHIHTFPQARDTEQEARLTAPLVGAAPAVLVTSASHMDRALSLYQAQGLSVTPAATDFIAQPTRAWYFSARNLWTSQRVIHEYLGQLWLAIKS from the coding sequence ATGGGGTTCTGGCTGAAGAAGGCGATTACCGCCCTGATCCTGCCGATACCGCTAGCCTGCGCCCTGATTCTGGCGGGCCTGCTGCTGCGTCGGCGGGCGCCAAAGCTGGCGTTGACGCTGTTGCTGGCGGGGCCGGTCTACCTGCTGGCCCTGTCGTTTTCCCCCATCAGTACGGCGCTGGCCAATTCACTGGAGTCTCACTACACCAGCTGGCAACCCGGCGCTGAGGTGGCCTATGTGCTGGTGCTGGGCAGCAGCCACAGCAGTCACCCGGACCGGGCCGCCACGGCCCAGTTGTCGGCCACGGCGCTGGGTCGTCTGATGGAGGGGATTCGGGTCTGGCGCGCCAATCCCGACGCGACTTTGGTGCTGTCCGGTTTTGCCGGCAGTGACCCTACCCCCCATGCCGAGCTGATGAAGTGCGCAGCCATCGAGCAGGGGGTGCCGGAAAGCCATATCCACACCTTCCCACAAGCTCGGGATACCGAGCAGGAAGCCCGGCTGACGGCGCCTTTGGTTGGGGCGGCGCCCGCGGTGCTGGTGACCTCGGCCAGTCATATGGATCGGGCGTTGTCGCTGTATCAGGCCCAGGGCCTGTCGGTCACCCCGGCGGCCACCGACTTTATCGCACAACCCACCCGGGCCTGGTATTTCAGCGCCCGTAACCTGTGGACCAGCCAACGGGTAATCCACGAGTATCTGGGCCAGCTCTGGCTGGCCATTAAGTCCTGA